In one window of Drosophila innubila isolate TH190305 chromosome 2L unlocalized genomic scaffold, UK_Dinn_1.0 4_B_2L, whole genome shotgun sequence DNA:
- the LOC117779547 gene encoding dedicator of cytokinesis protein 9 isoform X2, whose product MERKFTRGLNKPGMAAQLRESVSQVVRESAVLNKPLIVEPIDFEAFIAKNKTLIQNDPQRELLIYPADDVSEIIMPRKQRSNDKSVADRFEPPNEAIVCPLHGSMALGSNGHSQVSRQGSLQSNGSYQNGHSSNTSLSNGNGQLSRKSSQCSNGSTSRKLSHESYESALSSTTLRSHLAQPEEVDEYGDEEHPTSEDVIDGTTTGTRAECTRFTRQALYTYRAKNHLIHYKYSAYGGNCHDLPSTSPGEELLEEVYEIDADQDRIDEQMTRSQADTITKQGYLLKGPDSASDRMFANIGNKSFKRRYCYLRQEIDGTYMLELHKDEKQGEAKATIVMDFCTEVVQNPKRGRFCFELRMTAGHKSFTLAAENEQDFKDWLSKLSSVLAQNKAQEEKRNASLERQPQATLQLQPPAMEPITFGTLKGLDQSLHPQLMKYGRETDHSIAQARREQRRRLFACYQSPGKAIAGDNLEQYREHFGTRIFLCCRSLRFRLQCQPTDMAEGAGGEQLCQVEPYITSLALYDAKAGRKLSESFYFNINEASAAQLLPNTPVPASVAGCGVPRRSESDEKNAAQAPHSLFDGVSSELLRCPRQQFQQLRQCLLSVTAPHADIYIVLRIEKVLQCGIPQAAEPYVKAARDAKLGQKVHKAAKSCAQHIGHYRQPFAWAARPLFKAYSHELDVDPQREFEFNTIYRQELPKLKDEEMLKLLLDYRKPEKLSKLTIIPGCMRLQLQLLDQTTPCGLSKSLAPLSSFSASAKQPLTLELTEFQGQHERDAFPYTNFCNHLYVYPLSLQFDSQKIFSRARNITVVVELRDGDGEYSKPLKCIYGRPGQDLLVSQIACPVLHHNVTPTWYEEIKLRLPLGLFPEHHLLFSFYHVSCNLSKKRDAHAAFETPIGYAWLPLLQKNRICLEEKLLPVAATLPVGYLSIQPLGLGKGNCGPEIQWIDNQRQLYNVGLRLDSTVLTADQHLHNFFAHCERLLEGGKSGALPAEMETCKILKAAHAIDMRSLINFLPTLLNELFTLLVHTQSEEIGLNVIRLLTNIIHLISDEANRTELLSAYVKYVFHAPYYSQQTARMRTVHGELCRHLPYLLNPSNTDFLIVNKFMRYSSIFFDLIVKSMAQHLLATGRIRMLRNERFPKEYADRVEQLIKILVPYITTRYEDLGEETQQLNRSLARFVRQCLSYMDRGFVFKLIRFYMEHFAPGNARVLHEYKFNFLQEICQHEHYVPLNLPFVLNPKNRPPELLQHFTLSEQFCRQHFLSGLLLQELKSSLNEVGHVRRHALAIFKDLLAKHELDARYQQRGQLSRIALLYVPWLGIVMDNLQRIDDLSESGACTPNGHVYADSASYTKRLSCSSSYVFSKDSSNFGSLTSTPRSKNRLTLHIDQPSPCRTSMHIKEHNYLAAIAGSAISNGVSNLSLNSNSDSGHSQDTTTIGAYTNGETDVALRNGHNRSVSVTHAQILSRCDKFSAGESKDLLLGFLFIVKHLSQDQMVGWWQNCNETETFQFLSILDLCLLQFRYVGKKNVILATDARVIRPTKAHTLPARTAPPVLENGHQEPCTGTLTQTREHFLEDMDMSARSQQALYESNLATEVGMIILDCLGLYVLQFRQLLADSLVLPKLARVYLRFLQLGQSERLSKHVFAALRAFINNYSMALFKGNAMLCGQMVYELLKACDSRLVDIRHESCAVLYLLMRSNFEFSGRKALTRVHLQVIISVSQMIGNVIGLNNARFQESLSIINSYANSDKAMKGTGFPLEVKDLTRRVRTVLMATAQMQAHHMDPERLLELQYSLANSYASTPELRHTWLVTMARNHEQNGNLSEAACCHLHIAALMCEYLRLKGGCTLSWSSTAFGKISRNIPLDEQGLKLDAGAQDSQYTEQMLLEQLKQCADFLDRAERFECLGELYKLILPIYERARNFIELAHCYEHLTQAYNKIVEVNRSGRRMLGRFYRVVFYGMMYFEEDHAIEYVYKEPKLTSLSEISERLAKQYKEKFGADVVKLIMDSSPVKVDELDAKLAYIQVTHVIPFFSKDELDQRLNEFEQNHDVDTFMYETPFTKSGAARGSVEDQWKRKTVIKTQYSFPYVLKRIPVKSREIIELSPIEVAIDEMQSKVSELEEIILPPADVKKLQLRLQGSVAVTVNAGPLAYAHAFLDAKVINNFSLDRVEDLKDVFRDFIGVCHKALRVNERMISADQKEYHHALQENYEKLCQALSELLQDESFQPLGDDADTAAQRNSMALFNAISGASHNSSFGFAVY is encoded by the exons AACAAACCCCTCATTGTAGAGCCCATCGATTTTGAAGCCTTTatagccaaaaataaaacgctCATACAGAATGATCCGCAGCGGGAGCTGCTTATCTATCCAGCAGATGATGTCTCG GAGATCATTATGCCACGTAAGCAACGCAGCAATGACAAATCCGTGGCAGATCGATTTGAGCCACCAAATGAGGCGATTGTTTGTCCACTTCACGGCTCCATGGCGTTGGGCAGCAATGGACACAGTCAGGTGAGCCGACAGGGCAGCCTGCAGTCGAATGGCAGCTACCAGAATGGACACAGCAGCAATACGAGTCTGTCCAATGGAAATGGTCAGTTGTCCCGAAAGAGTTCACAGTGTTCCAATGGCTCGACAAGTCGAAAGTTGTCACATGAATCCTACGAATCAGCATTGTCATCCACAACACTGCGATCCCATCTAGCACAGCCTGAGGAGGTAGACGAGTATGGGGATGAGGAGCATCCAACTAGCGAGGATGTAATCGATGGAACGACGACAGGAACACGTGCCGAGTGCACACGTTTCACACGACAAGCGTTGTACACATATCGTGCCAAGAATCATCTCATTCACTACAAGTACAGCGCTTATGGAGGAAACTGTCATGATCTACCTAG CACATCGCCTGGCGAGGAATTGCTTGAGGAAGTCTATGAAATTGATGCTGATCAGGATCGCATAGATGAGCAAATGACACGTTCCCAGGCGGACACCATCACCAAGCAAGGATATCTGCTGAAGGGACCTGATTCAGCCTCGGATCGCATGTTTGCCAATATTGGCAACAAGTCCTTTAAGCGTCGCTATTGCTATCTGCGCCAGGAGATCGATGGCACCTACATGCTTGAGCTGCACAAGGATGAAAAACAGGGCGAAGCAAAGGCCACCATTGTCATGGACTTTTGCACGGAGGTGGTGCAG AATCCAAAACGTGGTCGCTTCTGTTTTGAGCTGCGCATGACCGCAGGACACAAATCATTTACATTGGCAGCTGAAAATGAGCAGGACTTTAAGGATTGGCTGAGCAAGCTCTCCTCGGTGCTGGCCCAGAACAAGGCGCAGGAGGAGAAGCGCAATGCATCGTTAGAGCGACAACCTCAGGCCACTCTCCAACTACAGCCACCGGCGATGGAGCCAATAACATTTGGTACACTCAAAGGCCTGGATCAATCGCTGCATCCACAGCTTATGAAGTATGGTCGTGAGACGGATCACTCCATTGCCCAGGCACGACGAGAGCAGCGTCGTCGACTCTTTGCCTGCTATCAGAGTCCGGGCAAAGCCATTGCTGGTGATAATTTGGAGCAGTATCGTGAGCACTTTGGCACAAGGATTTTCCTTTGTTGCCGCAGTCTACGCTTTCGATTACAATGTCAACCCACGGATATGGCAGAGGGAGCTGGAGGGGAACAGCTGTGCCAGGTGGAACCCTACATCACCAGCCTGGCGCTGTACGATGCGAAGGCAGGTCGCAAGCTCAGCGAGAGTTTCTACTTTAACATCAACGAGGCTTCAGCGGCTCAACTGTTGCCCAACACACCTGTGCCCGCCTCTGTGGCAGGTTGCGGCGTTCCCAGACGCTCGGAGAGTGATGAAAAGAATGCAGCACAGGCGCCACATTCTCTCTTCGATGGCGTCTCCTCGGAATTGCTTCGGTGTCCTCGCCAGCAGTTCCAACAGCTGAGGCAGTGCCTCCTCTCGGTGACTGCTCCACATGCGGATATTTATATCGTGCTGCGCATTGAGAAGGTGCTGCAGTGCGGCATTCCCCAGGCAGCAGAGCCTTATGTGAAGGCTGCTCGGGATGCCAAGCTGGGACAGAAGGTGCACAAGGCAGCCAAGAGTTGTGCCCAACACATTGGACACTATCGCCAGCCATTCGCCTGGGCAGCTCGTCCCCTATTCAAGGCCTACAGTCACGAGTTGGATGTGGATCCTCAGCGAGAGTTCGAGTTCAACACGATCTATCGCCAGGAGTTGCCCAAACTAAAGGATGAAGAGATGCTCAAGCTGTTGCTCGACTATCGCAAGCCGGAGAAACTCAGCAAGCTGACCATAATCCCGGGTTGCATGCGTCTCCAGTTGCAGCTGTTGGATCAGACGACGCCCTGTGGTCTCAGCAAATCTTTAGCTCCCTTGTCTAGTTTCAGTGCCTCCGCCAAGCAACCGCTCACCTTGGAACTCACCGAGTTTCAGGGTCAACACGAGCGGGATGCGTTTCCTTATACCAATTTCTGCAATCATCTTTATGTTTATCCATTGAGTTTGCAATTTGATAGTCAAAAGATCTTTTCGCGAGCTCGCAACATTACAGTCGTGGTGGAGCTGAGGGATGGAGATGGGGAGTACAGCAAACCATTGAAG TGCATCTATGGCCGACCTGGACAGGATTTGTTGGTCTCTCAGATAGCCTGTCCCGTTCTCCATCACAATGTGACGCCCACTTGGTATGAGGAGATCAAACTGCGCCTTCCACTTGGTCTCTTTCCCGAACATCATTTGCTCTTCTCGTTTTATCATGTGTCCTGCAATCTGAGCAAGAAACGTGATGCACATGCGGCATTTGAGACGCCCATCGGGTATGCTTGGTTGCCATTGTTGCAGAAGAATCGCATCTGTCTGGAGGAGAAGCTGTTGCCTGTGGCAGCGACCTTACCTGTGGGATATCTGTCCATACAGCCTTTGGGCCTTGGCAAGGGG AATTGCGGTCCGGAGATTCAATGGATAGACAATCAGCGACAGCTTTATAACGTTGGTTTACGTCTGGATTCTACGGTTTTGACTGCAGATCAACATTTGCACAATTTCTTTGCCCATTGCGAACGTTTGCTGGAAGGTGGAAAATCTGGAGCTCTGCCGGCGGAGATGGAAACTTGCAAGATTCTGAAAGCAGCGCATGCTATTGACATGAGATCCTTGATCAATTTTCTGCCTACGCTACTTAATGAACTCTTTACGTTATTGGTGCACACACAATCCGAGGAAATTGGCTTAAATGTCATACGTTTGTTGACCAACATTATACATCTGATAAGCGATGAGGCGAATCGCACAGAGCTGCTTTCAGCGTATGTGAAGTATGTGTTCCATGCTCCTTATTACAGTCAACAGACGGCCAGGATGCGGACTGTGCACGGAGAACTGTGTCGTCATTTGCCATATCTCCTCAATCCGAGCAATACGGATTTCCTAATAGTCAACAAGTTCATGAGATACTCATCGATCTTCTTTGATCTGATTGTTAAGAGCATGGCGCAACATCTTTTAGCTACCGGACGCATTCGAATGTTGCGCAACGAAAGATTTCCCAAGGAGTATGCGGATCGTGTGGAGCAGTTAATAAAAATCCTCGTGCCTTATATAACAACGCGTTACGAGGATCTGGGCGAGGAGACACAGCAACTCAATCGTTCTCTGGCCAGATTTGTGCGTCAGTGTCTGAGTTATATGGATCGTGGATTTGTCTTCAAGTTGATACGTTTCTACATGGAACATTTCGCACCGGGAAACGCACGTGTGCTTCACGAATACAAGTTCAACTTTCTGCAGGAGATTTGCCAGCATGAGCATTATGTACCATTGAATCTGCCATTTGTGCTGAATCCTAAAAATCGTCCGCCGGAATTGCTGCAGCATTTTACGCTCTCGGAGCAGTTTTGCCGACAGCATTTCCTCTCGGGTTTGTTGCTGCAGGAGCTGAAGAGCAGCCTTAATGAAGTGGGTCATGTGCGTCGTCATGCGCTGGCCATTTTTAAGGATCTGCTGGCTAAGCACGAGCTGGATGCACGCTATCAACAACGTGGTCAGCTGTCGAGGATCGCTTTGCTCTATGTTCCTTGGCTGGGCATTGTCATGGACAATTTGCAGCGCATAGATGATCTGTCGGAGTCGGGCGCCTGCACTCCCAATGGTCATGTCTATGCCGACTCCGCCTCGTATACGAAGCGTCTTAGTTGCTCTAGTAGCTATGTGTTCAGCAAGGACTCCTCCAACTTTGGCTCCTTAACCTCCACGCCGCGTTCCAAGAATCGCTTAACATTGCACATTGATCAGCCGAGTCCTTGCCGCACCTCCATGCACATCAAGGAGCACAATTATCTGGCCGCCATCGCCGGCTCAGCGATAAGCAATGGTGTGTCCAATCTATCGctcaactccaactccgaTTCGGGC CACTCGCAGGACACGACGACAATTGGCGCCTACACAAATGGGGAGACCGATGTTGCCCTACGCAATGGACACAATCGTTCGGTGAGCGTAACCCATGCGCAGATCCTCTCCAGATGCGATAAGTTCAGCGCTGGGGAGAGCAAGGATCTGCTGTTGGGTTTCCTGTTCATAGTGAAGCACCTGTCGCAGGATCAAATGGTTGGCTGGTGGCAGAACTGCAACGAGACGGAAACGTTTCAGTTTCTATCCATTTTGGACTTGTGTCTGCTGCAGTTTCGATACGTGGGTAAGAAGAATGTGATCCTTGCCACAGATGCTCGAGTGATACGTCCAACGAAGGCGCATACACTTCCCGCACGGACTGCACCGCCAGTGCTGGAGAATGGCCACCAGGAGCCGTGCACAGGAACACTGACCCAGACTCGAGAGCATTTTCTGGAGGATATGGACATGTCAGCCAGGTCACAGCAGGCACTGTACGAATCGAACCTTGCCACTGAAGTGGGCATGATTATACTGGACTGTCTGGGACTCTATGTGCTCCAGTTTCGACAGCTGCTGGCGGACAGTTTGGTGCTGCCCAAGCTAGCCCGTGTCTATCTGCGATTCCTTCAGCTGGGACAATCGGAGCGTCTCTCCAAGCACGTCTTTGCGGCTCTACGGgcatttattaacaattattccATGGCCCTGTTCAAGGGGAATGCCATGCTCTGTGGACAGATGGTCTATGAGCTGCTCAAGGCCTGCGACAGTCGCCTGGTGGACATACGCCATGAATCCTGTGCCGTGCTCTATCTCCTGATGCGCAGCAACTTTGAGTTCAGTGGACGCAAAGCCTTGACTCGAGTTCATCTGCAGGTCATCATCTCTGTGTCTCAGATGATTGGCAATGTGATTGGTTTGAATAATGCACGCTTCCAGGAGAGTTTGTCCATTATCAATAGTTATGCCAATAGTGATAAGGCAATGAAGGGCACAGGATTCCCCTTGGAGGTCAAGGATCTGACACGTCGTGTGCGCACTGTTCTCATGGCCACGGCTCAGATGCAGGCTCATCACATGGATCCAGAGCGTCTTCTGGAGCTCCAATATTCGCTGGCCAATTCATATGCATCCACGCCGGAATTGAGACACACCTGGCTCGTCACCATGGCCCGGAATCACGAACAGAATGGCAATCTCTCGGAGGCGGCCTGCTGTCATCTCCATATTGCCGCTCTCATGTGTGAATATCTGCGTTTGAAAGGTGGCTGCACTTTGAGCTGGTCCTCGACAGCCTTTGGCAAGATCTCACGCAATATTCCGTTGGACGAACAAGGACTCAAGCTGGATGCGGGTGCCCAGGACTCTCAGTACACGGAGCAAATGCTGCTGGAACAGCTGAAACAATGCGCCGACTTTCTCGATCGTGCCGAACGCTTCGAGTGCCTCGGAGAACTCTACAAGCTCATCCTGCCCATCTATGAGCGTGCTCGCAACTTCATCGAGTTGGCCCATTGCTATGAGCATCTCACCCAGGCCTACAACAAGATTGTGGAGGTGAATAGATCTGGAAGGCGCATGCTGGGTCGCTTTTATCGTGTGGTCTTCTATGGCATG ATGTACTTCGAGGAGGATCACGCCATTGAGTATGTGTACAAGGAGCCCAAGCTGACATCCCTTAGTGAAATCTCGGAACGCTTGGCCAAACAGTATAAGGAGAAGTTTGGCGCCGATGTTGTCAAACTTATTATGGATTCATCTCCG GTAAAAGTTGACGAATTGGATGCCAAACTGGCCTACATACAGGTGACCCATGTGATACCCTTCTTCAGCAAAGACGAGCTTGATCAACGTCTCAATGAGTTCGAACAAAATCACGATGTGGACACATTTATGTATGAAACACCCTTCACCAAGTCGGGCGCTGCACGTGGCAGCGTAGAGGATCAGTGGAAACGCAAGACTGTCATTAAAA CCCAATACTCATTTCCCTATGTGCTTAAGCGCATACCCGTCAAGTCTCGCGAGATAATCGAACTGAGTCCCATTGAGGTGGCCATCGATGAGATGCAATCAAAGGTTTCAGAGCTGGAGGAGATCATTCTCCCGCCGGCGGATGTTAAGAAGTTGCAGCTACGTTTGCAGGGTAGCGTTGCAGTTACCGTAAACGCGGGTCCTTTGGCCTATGCACATGCCTTCCTGGATGCCAAGGTGATCAATAACTTTTCACTCGACCGTGTCGAGGATCTCAAGGATGTCTTTCG CGATTTTATTGGCGTTTGTCACAAGGCGTTACGTGTGAACGAGCGCATGATTAGCGCGGATCAGAAGGAGTATCATCATGCGCTTCAGGAGAACTATGAGAAACTGTGTCAGGCACTCAGTGAGTTACTCCAAGACGAATCGTTCCAGCCGCTTGGCGATGATGCCGACACCGCAGCCCAGCGCAATAGCATGGCTTTATTCAATGCGATCAGTGGGGCCTCACATAACTCAA GTTTTGGTTTTGCCGTATATTAA